The sequence below is a genomic window from Marmota flaviventris isolate mMarFla1 chromosome 9, mMarFla1.hap1, whole genome shotgun sequence.
TCCCCTGAAAGTCCCCTGCCTGCCTACCTTATTTTCCCAGTTGGCTATTGCTTCTAGATGATCCCAACATGCAAACCCGTTAATGTAAAACCAAATAAATCGTGTGTGTGCTACCATTATTTAATGGACATACTATGTTTACTTGATCGGTCCTGATAGCCTTCAAACCTTCTATAATAACAAATGTCATGAGATTATTAAGTTGCTCTGATGTAAACCTTTAATAGACCATCTGTTTTATCATCACAGATGACAAAAAGGTATAGACAATAAAAGTTCACTGAATTAAGTTTTACATTTCTGAAGATTAGGGATTAAATTGTCTGATATGTTTAGATTTGTAATAGGAATATTACTAAGAACTTGGAATCATTATAGGTCTTAGAAGTAAAAACAGATGGAGAGACTGAATTTACCTACCAGAGGAGTGGAAAAAAATGAGGCACTTTTGGTTTGTATATAGGGGAGGGTAATAAGGTGATAGATGTCTTTACctttatcaaaatagaaaataaaattatttttctcatatttttttgtcTATGGGCTCTCTAGATGTTTTTGTAGGATAAGTGACCTGAATGGCACAAGAGTTCATTAAAGACTTTTGCTGACTTGGATTAAGAGAAAATGATGTATTTACAGTTACAGTGAGTAATTTAatataaatctatccctaatctgTATCTGTGGCATAACACCTGCTATTTACACTAAGAGTAAAATTAATAAAGGCAAGAATACCCAAGAGACTATAATCACCTGAGAAAAGACGTCAATTTAGGCACACGTAAGAGACTGATGTTGCATGTCTTGTTGGCTAAGGCAGAGAAGATGAGGAATGGAATGCTGAAGATGCAGGACAGAAAGAAACAAGCTGGAAAAATATGACATATAAGGTAGGAGATGCATGAGCTCAAGTGAAGTTATGGAAGGGTTTAAGTTATTGACAATGATGACATCTAGAGTAGAGAATAGAAGATGCTACCAGTGACTAGAGAGTGAATAAGATAGAAAaaagtggggttttttttccccaaaacaaagTTATACACAACATGATTGGTTGAGATAAGTAGAACTTTTGAGAAGTTATAATGGGCCACCAACAGATACCTACAAAGAAGGGGCAAAGTTTCAAAATTCAGTTGGGAAAGACAGATTATCAGTATCAAATCATGAAAACACAGACATCTTCTTCCTACTTCTACCTTAAGGCAGTGACATCCCATCTGTAACCTTAAAATGAGGAGGGAACTAAGAAGGCATGGGTATGGGGGAGGGAAGAGCATTAGCTGCTAGAAGCAAAAATGTGAAATTATGTTAAGCAGGCAGACAGCACAGAAAGGCAATTTGGTTGAGActcaagtaaaatcaagaatgagcTGGACAGCAGGAATTGATGCCAGAGTACTCAGAGGACCCAGCTTGTAAAGGCATTGTTATCATTTTGGACAATGTCACTGTAAACATGGATTTAGGCATTTTATACAGGATTATAGACTTTAACCCAGGcataactcattttttttaatcttaatgaaatatttgtttaaataaatgaaatttgtaGCCAGAACTACCTGGATTCAGGTACTAATGTTATGTTTATTAGTTATAAACTTTCTGAACAATTCTTAAGTCTATTGGTCTTTCTGTTTACTCTTCTGACAAATTCTAACTTTTCTTTCCAAATGCTGCTTTGAAGGtcaaatgagagaagaaattttaAGCTCTAATCTTAGGATCTAACAAATGGTGGTTTCAGTACTTAATAAGACCGTTTTCTTTAGTTCTAAGGTATCATATGTGTTTGGATATATTCAGCAAATACATCACATAACAAAGCTCTCAGCAGACCTTTGGATACAATGCATTTGTTAATTATCTTAACAGATAGTTCATGAAAATTACTCCACTTCAAAGTAATTTAGGTCTTGTAGTTTTGGAAAAGGACTATTATCCCCAGAAGATCACCAATTCCCTCACCATGTTCTTCCTTTAACCACGTGAAATCTGGAATCTACCATAACTCCAGCTCCTGCTGGCTGAGCATGCAGTCCCTCTGTTCCTTACAGGGGTGACTCTCTGGAGCACTGCCAGCTTTAGGTTCTTGTGAGTGAAGGCATAGGTGCAGAACAGGAAAAGAGTGAAGAGAGCTGTATGTAAGTATGTGCACTTATAGAATGATGAGATCCTTGAAAAGGTAATGTCCAACTTTTGAATACCTTAGTAAAGTGAAGCATAAAGATCACAGATACTTACTAATCATACACTTCTATAACCAACATAAACGTAATTACCTGTTGATTAAAGTATAGAGTCAAAGATACtccaaattagaattaaaatggCATTGCAGCTGTTTGAATCAAACAGGTAATGGCACAGACATAGCTGGGAGAAAAAACAGCTGTTTCCTGCCATGCAGAATTAGAGATTCATCAATCCTGGTGATTCCTGTTGCAGGGAGCATATTTAGAAAGAACCTACAAATGTTTCTTATTCATTGAGGTGATCAATTGTTCAAGGACAAGATCTAGCCAACAGCTTCTTTCTACTTACTTTCTTAAAGCAACCAGACCACTACATTATATTAGTACAggattctaattttaaaaagctagaaaaatgaatttgaatatcTTAATCataaagacataaatttaaaaattttaaatattataattattaatatgttGTATTCAAACTAGTTAATCTATAGTAGTAAGAGtaagtttatgaaaaaaaatttcaaactgaaACTTGTAGCATGACATTTTCtccataatgatttttttttttttgatgggtggtaccaggaattgaactcaagggcacgcAAGCACTGAGCCATATTGTTGTAGGGGACAGAGGAGGCAGGGCattgaagatagcaggaaacagttttatttggctgtagcCCGGTAGAGAGAGTACAATTTttgttgtaatcaattaatcccctgaaccccaagttcaggtagtttcagaactttatacccagcgtGTAAAGGGAGGGCCTCAGAAGCTCACattctgcagaagttcacacaaaaccagctttttctttcactgttttgggcaagttaacctttCAAGGATAGCACCTGAGAAGGGTAGAGCTTCTGctctccacccctccccacagctgttaccatggagcccaattggtaacttctcttatgtTAGAAATACAGACATCTCTTTGAAGTTCCAGCttaaggccagaggccttgttaaaggatttgtcttttgttttgttttgtttttgtttttgttttaatcacattttgcatttgcaaatacacttctacaaactactatactggataaatgtttgtgaaaaactagtaaaggggcaTTCAGCACCTGCAGTactgatttcttccaggccaatggccaagtaaaatagagcaacaggaaaatagaaagtttaactacattgaactcttttgtagagactcttgtGCTGATAGTACTAAGATTAATTATGGTGAAgctttctggagaagcttaattaagattttctgtggaggagggggtgccattACAATATCCCtagcttattttgtattttatttagggacaaggtctcattgagttacttagcaccttgctttttctaaagctggctttgaactgacaatcctcctgcctcagcctcctgatatcctgggattgcaggcatacaccatcatgcctggctcctgaatggattttttaaataagtattttcaCATCTCTAGGTCTTCCCCTTCCTCACCTCAACTTTGATTTCTGCCCCAAAATTTAGAAACACGTTAGTAGCAaacattagaatatattttaataggcttaacaatttttttttgttttaaatatgatttattcaaatgtgtatatgcatataaagTAAATTTGTTTGAGTATTGATGCAGTGTGTTTGAAGGAGCTTGACATATCacaagtaaaaaaattattttgttcttaaatCTCTGTATGAAcaaaaccattattttttttattccatgtctgtttgtatgtgtatgtgtgtatacatatatatgtgtgtgtgtatatgcatatatatatatatatatatatatatatatatatatatatatatatatatataatctgtattTTCACCGCTCTGGTCATGTAGGAGTAAAGGTATGTAGGTCTTCTCCAGATTATTATGTTAATTTTCAAAGTTCTGGGAGCCAACAGAAAAGTGTGAACAGCTTAAcagctttctatttttctatagtGGAGATCTGGATAATCAAGATCCCCAAGCCCTCGGGTAATCTGTAATTGGTTTGGAATCCAACCTTATTGAATTGTGCTCTCTGCTCCTGCCATCCTCTTTCATAAACATGGCAGAACAAAGCTATAAagtctttttctttcactatagGCAAAGGTGGCAGGGACATGTTTCTTAACCCCTATATTCAGGCATTTTGTATTAAcctaagaaaatattagaaacagtATTCCTCTTGTGTAAGTGTTcataaaaagcataaaatcatACTTAAGTACATGGTTTTGAAGCCAGACAAAGGGTGCAACTGCTTGGTTTTTCATACTAATAAGAATAACCCAGTGCTGGTCTTTGGGCTGGGTCATAGTAATATCTAGCTATGCTAGAGTTTCTACACTGAGAGTAATTTAATCATTCAGGGAGTTACATGTCTgagtaataatatattaataaatgttatgtTCTGCAGTTTAATAAgactatggaaatattttttaaatattaaggagGCAAAGGGAACACAGAAAATAACAATCTTGTTGTCTTAATCCAGCAGAGTCTAGAAGAGATTCCATTTGAACTACATGCTAGAAGATGAGCATTATTTGCCAAGAAAACGTGACAAGGGTTAGGGGTTTGGGCATCAAAAGAGGAAGTAAAGAAAGGCACAATATTTCAAAGAGGTATGGTGTCTTGGGACAATAGTTAGAAATTCAGTAGAACCCAGTAGAGTGTAAAGAAAGAGTGGTTAGCTAATAGGGTAGATCATGGTTTAATTTGTATCTGGTATGCAATTCTGATTGTTGTGTCTTTGCTTACACACTTTAATGGAATCACATTATCTACAGAAAAATAGAACAATGACCTAATTCCAATGCTTGATTTATTGAATGCTTGCTTTGTGTAAATTGTTTTTACAAGTTGTTTACATGTTTTAATTAACTTAAGATTTccacaactttttgttttctctactGTGAAGACTAGAAAACTGAGGAATGAGCTATAATTCATAGGTATAGAATAACTTAAACCTTATCATGGAgataaatgcatttaataaaaaagaaaacaaagggagaATTGTTGctggaaatagaaacaaaaggaagaaaagcaggtGATTGCTGGTATAATTTGAAAACCATTAAGGTTTAATGTACTTTATTTCCTAGGAGCAAAATACCATAATAATTAAATTCAATTgcataaataatcattttataaagcCCAGGTCagaattagaaaattttcaattaaCACTGAAAGTATTTATAATCCAGCATCTAATCAGTTCAATATTTGCTACATTTATTCAAATAGTGAATGAAGTGAGCATATGGGACACTTGGCCAGACTTCACAAATTATACTAGTATACATAGGATACATTACTTGTTATATCATGATTGGTTTAGGtcaaaatatttgtcattaatCAATCAATACTatgtaaattatgttttaaaccaataaaaaatttaggAGGATAAAAAGAACCGTGCTATTGGCCTAATCttattttaatagtatatttatattacttttatgtAGATATAGAACACCTACCTACAAAGGCAGCAGATAATGCTGATCAAATGGAGGATCAAGACAGTgataaatgcttaaaaataaacttaaaatattacataacatAATTCAACACAGTTGATAAATAGAAGTACAAAGTTTTGAACATTGCAAAAATTATCAAGAGAAAtctgacatttaaaataatcaaaatattgatAAGTGTCTACACACTAAATATCTGTGACAGTAAAGATGGAGTTTGGCATAGTGAAGAATAACATGAACTCTGCAGTCATAAAGAATTGTGTTAGAATTCTTGTGTTTTGAGTCACTATTTCATAATATTCTGGGCttctatattttgtgtgtgtatgtgggtggtgcttgggtttgaacccagggattagtgcgtgcaaggcaagcactctaccaactgagctatatccccaacccctgggcttctattttttaattaatcaacctggaaaataatatttagctGGCATAGTTTTGCAGCTTAACAATAACAAATACAAAGGTTCTAGGACAGTACTTTTACTCATGTCAGGAACAAATAAGTAttaatttccttctttacttgatataaaattataagaactGTGATCACACCaatattgtaaatattaaaataaataccagaaACAGTGGTCTTTGTTATGACTAGTACACTCAGATAATACCCATAAGGAAAGTTAAGATGCACAGGGCACACTGTGGGAGGTACAGAAGAGTAAAAGTAGAAAATTACGATTTCTGAAAATTAGGTGTAAAAAAGGTGGGTAGAGTTGGGaaattattcatttgaaaaagtgaaaaattgattaaaaacgTGATATATGTTAACATTCCAGAGCTCCAAGAGCTAAGGGGCCAATACCATCTCAAGAGTCCTGGGTATAGATTCTGGGAagaatctataataaaataataataataataataataataagaagaagaagaagaagaagaagaagaagaagaagaagaagaagaagaagaagaatctataataaaatgataaaagtgCAATGGACCCTCTACAAAACGCATACCCTTAGCAGAGAGTACTCAGGGGTCAGCTAAAAAGTTGTCCTTCAGGTTGACATGAGAAGGAAATTCAGGATAGATGAATTTGAAGATTTTCcacttataaaatttaatttttctaacaaAAGCTAATAGagcttatcatttaaaaatgtgaattcaatttttattttattgctcacaGATAATTAGGTTTTAAAACAACTGAAGAAGCTCTTGACTTTGTGTCTGGCTGCATAGTTTGTGCTCAGTGtcactgggttttttgttttgtttttgtttttttcactctAAATTCAGAAAGACTTCTAATGCAATGCTTCGGATCTTCCAGATgcgtttttcatttgttttcagatTTGTTGTAATGACCCTGGCAGAATACTTTTGCTCTAACAGGAAAGACTCCTCCAGAGAAGACAGAGGGCAGCTGCACCATGGAACCAGCCAATAAATCCGAAATATCTCCAAGCAGCTTCTTGCTGATGGGCATCCCAGGGCTAGAGCACTTGCACGTCTGGATTGGGATTCCCTTCTGTTCCATGTATGTGGTGGCTGTGGTGGGGAACGTGACCATCCTGGCTGTGGTGAGGGCAGAGCGAAGTCTCCACGAGCCCATGTTTCTGTTCCTGTGCATGCTCTCAGTGACTGACCTGGTGCTGTCCACTTCCACGCTGCCGCGCATGCTCTGTCTCTTCTGGCTGGGAGCCCACCACATAGCCTTTGATGCTTGCCTGGCTCAAATGTTCTTCATCCACAGCTTTACTGCCATGGAATCAGGCTTCTTCTTGGCCATGGCCATTGACCGGTACGTGGCCATCTGTGAACCACTGCGCCATGCCACAATTCTCACCCACAATCGCATTGCCAAAATGGGAGCTGCTGTGCTGGTGCGGGGAGTAGCCTTCTTTTCCCCACACCCCATCCTGCTCAAGCAGCTCCCCTACTGCAGAACTCGAATCATCGCACACACCTACTGCGAGTTCATGGCTGTGGTGAAGCTGGCATGTGTAGACACAGGAGCCACCAAGCGTTACAGCCTCAGTGTGGCTTCTGTGATTGGCTCCTGTGATGGCTTTTTCATTGTCTTCTCTTATGTTCTAATCCTCCGTGCAGTCTTTCGTCTTCCCTCCAGAGAAGCCCGTCTGAAAGCTCTGGGCACATGTGGCTCCCATGTCTGTGTCATCCTTGTTTTTTATTCCACGGctgtttttactttcttgacTCACCGCTTTGGACACAATGTGCCCCCCCAAGTTCACATCTTCATTGCAAATATGTATCTTCTGGTACCCCCCTTCCTGAACCCCATTGTTTATGGTGTTAGGACGAAGAAAATTCGGGAGCATGTTCTTAGTTCTCTAAGGGCAAAAGTTTTCTAATCATACTGTAATTGCAGTGGTAGTAACAGAATAGGGAGAGAAGAGGGTAAATAATTGATACCTTTCTCATACCTTACTAATGGGCATCCCAGGGCTAGAGCACATACACATCTGGATTGGTATTCCCTATAtttaagggtttttgtttgtttttctttttcttgtttttcctcctAGGAAATTAGACATGTTATTTATACTGGAAGAATAAGTACAGAAGAAATTCCCCAAACCTAATGAAACAATGGGCATCATATTTTTTGTGTGCACCTGAGTTTTAGGAACCTAGTTAAAATTGGATGAGTAGTAGATGAGTCTTCATCTGTTCCTTATAGTTTCTAACCTGTAGTATAATTGGGATAATAGCCGACTTTCAAACAAGGAGGATTCAAAAAGGACAGAAAGTCATGAAAATGTCAAAAACTTCCCCATGAGGAATcaattgaaaaaaagttaatgatCACTGTCAATATTTTACAGAAGTGGCAACATAACTGATTTTTAGTGTTCCTGAATGCATTAAACAATTTTGTACATATTCAAGGGATTGATGGAAAGGACAAGTTTGGTTAACATGAAATGGTTCAGCATTACAATAATCAAGTCAGCAAACATTTAGAACCTCTTTTGCTTTCAGACTGCAAACATTCTTTCCACCTATAGCAACTTGTGCCTGGTGTTAGTTACTTGAGTTCACATGTGACCTCTTTAGACCTTTATTACAGAATCTCTTAAAAGAAAACCAGCTTCATGCCTGACAATACCTATTTATAACTATGCCCAGAGCTGACTTCAGGTCACTGAGTGTGATTCATGCATGCAGCTCTTTAACTATTACATGTTAATACTTTTATTGAAGGAAAATgtctatgatttttaaataactgatttTATATTTGGGGATAATCATGCCAcaagaaatattgaaattattaaaaagaatataaatatttttacaaaataatttaagcaTTTACTCCTTAAGAAGTGttattcctttcttcatttcttggCTCATTCCagaggcactcaataaatgcatGTTGAAATTCATTGAACTGATCTTATGTTTACAGTAATTTGCTATTTGAAGAGTATTATTTGCATCTTTCTTTTCTCACCATTTGCTTTCTATTCAATCTAGGAGGTTCCTAAAGGTAGTGGTATGGGCTTCTTTCTATCTCCTTTTCCCAGAGGCTCTCTTACATACTATTGTTCCAGATTTTATTTCCTATGAGAATCACTTCAGCAATTTCCACTGAAGCTTTTACAATATTAGATTTTACTTACTATATCTATCTCATCCTCTATATTGGGATTACGTTATATTCCCAATATATATAGAAAGAGAGTGGAAACCCTTGATTATGTCAGATTCATGCAAAATCCAGTATAACCAAACAGAGTTTTaagaaatcctttttttaaaatgtctctctTTCTGTTCTTGCATATACCTTTCACATTTCATCCTACCCATGAATACTCACACCTGTTTTCAAGCAACATATCTCTTCACATGTTTATGTCTATGCTAAAATTCTCCTCTCTACCCTTCTTCTTTCCTGTGAAGAATTAATTGTTCTTGCAGATACAA
It includes:
- the LOC114082089 gene encoding olfactory receptor 52P1-like, whose amino-acid sequence is MEPANKSEISPSSFLLMGIPGLEHLHVWIGIPFCSMYVVAVVGNVTILAVVRAERSLHEPMFLFLCMLSVTDLVLSTSTLPRMLCLFWLGAHHIAFDACLAQMFFIHSFTAMESGFFLAMAIDRYVAICEPLRHATILTHNRIAKMGAAVLVRGVAFFSPHPILLKQLPYCRTRIIAHTYCEFMAVVKLACVDTGATKRYSLSVASVIGSCDGFFIVFSYVLILRAVFRLPSREARLKALGTCGSHVCVILVFYSTAVFTFLTHRFGHNVPPQVHIFIANMYLLVPPFLNPIVYGVRTKKIREHVLSSLRAKVF